A single window of Tumebacillus sp. BK434 DNA harbors:
- the cphA gene encoding cyanophycin synthetase → MKIEDIRFIPGPNLYLHRPVMVMRLHLEENAGKESYEFPGFVDRLLHLLPGLHQHHCAKGEPGGFVERLYGGTYIGHVIEHTAIELSRHIGIGVNRGQTLYADDGVYDVVVECPNEAGMESLLRTAFELVQSLIEDVPFPLQERLEAAKKLVDRTALGPSTRAIVEAAEERGIPYYRLNDKSLVQLGTGRYLKRIQATITENTSCTGVDIASDKEMTKQLLDMAAIPVPHGGVAYSEAEAVELLGYLGGAVVVKPLDGNQGKGVSINLISEAEVQKAFAIAHEYSDGVLLEDYIEGRHYRLLVVGGQVVAASERVPAHVVGDGASTIGQLVETANRDPRRGDGHAKALSKIVIDDVVNAQLKRDGRSIDDVPHMGEMVLLRDSANLSTGGTAADVTGKLHSTIADVAVRTARIVGLDVCGIDFICPDIAAPFDEHRSAVIEVNAAPGIRMHQSPSSGEPRNVGEAIVDMLYPPGAKTRIPVISITGTNGKTTTTRMIGHVMQSTGKTVGMTSTDGIYIDGKCVAKGDTTGPRSARAILCDPGVEVAVLETARGGIVRAGLGFDYADVGIITNIQPDHLGQDGIDTVEDLISVKTLIAERVRPGGTVILNADDPHLNRLPKTMKERHSRGRKFVFFSLDDTSRVLRRHLSEGGTGYFYRDGMIYEATGDTARQVMRADAIPVTMLGAAHFHVANAMAAIAACRAYGMSCEKIAAALSGFRSDVHNPGRVNLYQVGRGYVLVDYGHNPHSFQAICEMAGRLPNRRVTGVVGVPGDRNNDIVSQSGRVAATGFHRLFVKEDIDLRGRARGEIAGLLKRAIEAETPDKECRVIHNECDALEAALQELEDGELIVVFYEKLSPILDVLKRHEAVSVSHMALPKTHAKV, encoded by the coding sequence ATGAAAATCGAGGATATTCGGTTCATCCCTGGACCGAATCTCTATTTGCATCGTCCCGTCATGGTGATGCGCTTACATCTGGAAGAAAACGCCGGGAAGGAATCGTATGAATTTCCCGGTTTTGTCGACCGCCTGCTGCACCTCTTGCCCGGCCTGCACCAGCATCATTGTGCAAAAGGCGAGCCGGGCGGCTTCGTCGAGCGGCTGTACGGCGGTACATATATCGGCCACGTGATCGAACACACGGCCATCGAACTTTCCCGGCACATCGGCATCGGGGTCAACCGCGGCCAGACTTTATACGCGGATGATGGCGTCTATGACGTCGTTGTCGAGTGCCCGAACGAAGCAGGCATGGAAAGCCTGCTCCGCACCGCCTTTGAGCTGGTGCAAAGCTTGATCGAAGACGTGCCGTTCCCGCTGCAGGAGCGCTTGGAGGCGGCGAAAAAGCTGGTCGACCGCACTGCGCTCGGCCCCAGCACCCGCGCCATCGTCGAAGCGGCGGAAGAGCGCGGCATCCCGTATTATCGACTGAACGACAAAAGCCTCGTCCAGCTCGGCACCGGCCGCTATCTGAAGCGAATCCAGGCGACGATCACCGAAAACACGTCCTGCACAGGCGTGGACATCGCGTCCGACAAAGAGATGACCAAGCAGCTGCTCGACATGGCGGCGATCCCCGTGCCGCACGGCGGCGTGGCGTATTCGGAAGCAGAGGCGGTGGAGCTGCTGGGCTACCTCGGCGGGGCGGTCGTCGTCAAGCCGCTCGACGGCAATCAGGGCAAAGGCGTCTCGATCAACCTCATCTCGGAAGCGGAAGTGCAGAAAGCGTTCGCGATCGCCCATGAGTACTCGGACGGCGTGCTCCTCGAAGACTACATCGAAGGGCGTCATTACCGCCTTCTGGTCGTCGGCGGCCAAGTCGTCGCCGCCTCGGAGCGCGTGCCGGCACACGTGGTTGGGGACGGCGCGAGCACGATCGGGCAGCTGGTCGAGACAGCGAATCGCGATCCGCGCCGCGGCGACGGTCATGCGAAGGCGCTGAGCAAGATCGTCATCGACGATGTGGTCAACGCGCAGCTGAAGCGTGACGGGCGCTCGATCGACGATGTGCCGCACATGGGCGAGATGGTGCTCCTGCGGGACAGCGCCAACCTCTCCACCGGTGGCACGGCGGCCGATGTGACCGGGAAACTGCACTCGACGATCGCCGATGTGGCGGTGCGCACCGCGCGCATCGTCGGGCTCGATGTCTGCGGGATCGATTTTATCTGCCCCGACATCGCGGCACCGTTTGACGAGCACCGCTCGGCGGTGATCGAAGTCAACGCGGCGCCGGGCATCCGCATGCACCAGTCGCCGTCGTCCGGCGAGCCGCGCAACGTCGGGGAAGCGATCGTCGACATGCTTTATCCGCCGGGCGCGAAAACGCGGATTCCGGTGATCTCGATCACCGGCACCAACGGCAAGACGACGACGACGCGGATGATCGGCCATGTGATGCAGTCGACCGGCAAGACGGTCGGCATGACCTCGACCGACGGCATCTACATCGACGGCAAATGCGTGGCCAAAGGCGATACGACCGGCCCACGCTCCGCCCGCGCCATCCTGTGCGATCCGGGCGTTGAAGTGGCGGTGCTGGAGACGGCGCGGGGCGGGATCGTGCGCGCCGGGCTCGGCTTTGACTATGCGGACGTCGGCATCATCACCAACATCCAGCCCGACCATCTCGGGCAGGACGGGATCGACACGGTGGAAGATCTGATCAGCGTGAAGACGCTGATCGCCGAGCGCGTCCGTCCGGGCGGCACGGTGATCCTCAACGCCGACGACCCGCATTTGAACCGGCTGCCGAAGACGATGAAAGAGCGGCACAGCAGAGGGCGCAAGTTCGTCTTTTTCTCGCTCGACGACACGTCCCGCGTGCTGCGCCGTCACCTCTCGGAAGGCGGCACGGGCTATTTTTACCGCGACGGCATGATCTATGAAGCGACCGGCGACACGGCACGGCAAGTGATGCGCGCCGATGCGATTCCGGTGACGATGCTCGGGGCGGCGCACTTCCACGTCGCCAATGCGATGGCGGCGATCGCCGCCTGCCGCGCCTACGGGATGTCCTGTGAAAAAATCGCTGCAGCGCTGTCCGGCTTCCGCAGCGACGTGCACAATCCGGGGCGCGTCAACCTCTATCAGGTCGGGCGCGGCTACGTGCTGGTCGACTACGGGCACAACCCGCATTCCTTCCAGGCGATCTGCGAGATGGCCGGACGCCTGCCGAACCGCCGCGTGACCGGGGTGGTCGGAGTGCCGGGCGACCGCAACAACGACATCGTCTCCCAGTCGGGGCGGGTCGCGGCGACCGGCTTTCACCGCTTGTTCGTCAAAGAAGACATCGACCTGCGCGGGCGGGCGCGCGGCGAGATCGCAGGGCTGCTCAAGCGGGCGATCGAAGCGGAGACGCCCGACAAAGAGTGCCGGGTCATTCACAATGAGTGCGACGCGCTGGAAGCGGCCCTGCAGGAGCTGGAAGACGGGGAGCTGATCGTCGTCTTCTACGAAAAGCTCTCGCCGATCCTCGACGTGCTGAAGCGTCACGAAGCGGTCAGCGTCTCGCACATGGCGCTGCCCAAAACACACGCGAAGGTGTAA
- the ispE gene encoding 4-(cytidine 5'-diphospho)-2-C-methyl-D-erythritol kinase, with product MWTEKAQAKINLTLDVLRKRPDGYHEVEMVMQTVDLSDHLTFTPTEQGEIVLSCTVPYIPLDSRNLVYQAAKLVKDTFGIKSGIRIHIDKRIPVAAGLAGGSSDAAATLRGLNRVWGLGQSLDQLAELGAKIGSDVPFCIYGGTAIARGRGEVITHLPKVAPTWVVLVKPPIAVSTADVYGRLNVAEIEKHPNTGAMVEALTTGDVRLIAAHLGNVLEKVTFSMYPEVERLKSQLLKFGAVGALMSGSGPTVFALADKEHRATRIYNALRGFSREVYLCRFY from the coding sequence ATGTGGACTGAAAAAGCGCAAGCCAAGATCAATCTGACCCTCGATGTGCTCCGCAAGCGCCCGGACGGCTATCACGAAGTCGAGATGGTGATGCAGACGGTCGATCTGTCCGACCATCTGACGTTCACTCCGACGGAGCAGGGGGAGATTGTTTTGTCTTGCACGGTGCCCTACATCCCGCTGGACAGCCGCAACCTCGTCTATCAGGCGGCGAAGCTGGTCAAGGACACGTTTGGCATCAAGAGCGGCATTCGCATTCACATCGACAAGCGGATTCCCGTCGCGGCGGGGCTGGCCGGCGGGTCGAGCGATGCGGCGGCGACGCTGCGGGGGCTGAACCGGGTGTGGGGGCTCGGGCAGAGTTTAGACCAGCTCGCCGAACTCGGGGCGAAGATCGGTTCGGACGTGCCGTTTTGCATCTACGGCGGCACAGCGATCGCCCGCGGGCGCGGGGAAGTGATCACGCACCTGCCTAAGGTCGCCCCGACCTGGGTCGTGCTGGTCAAGCCGCCGATCGCCGTCTCGACGGCAGACGTCTACGGGCGGCTGAACGTGGCGGAGATCGAGAAGCACCCGAACACCGGCGCGATGGTCGAGGCGCTGACGACAGGCGATGTGCGCCTGATCGCTGCGCACCTCGGCAACGTGCTGGAAAAAGTGACATTTTCGATGTACCCGGAAGTGGAACGGCTGAAGAGCCAGCTCCTGAAGTTCGGAGCGGTCGGCGCTCTGATGTCGGGCAGCGGTCCGACCGTGTTTGCGCTCGCCGACAAGGAACACCGGGCGACACGCATCTACAACGCGCTGCGCGGGTTCTCCCGCGAGGTGTACCTCTGCCGCTTCTACTAG
- a CDS encoding NTP transferase domain-containing protein yields MDVLVLAGGQSADLPVLQKADLLIGGIPMAERVAAVFQDVPAVRSVRIERGDSPSLVANLLDAVQRLQEQGCSEYLLISSCDIPFLTAEAVTGFLDACPPGADFYYPVVRKEACEQQFPGVRRTYVKLKDGTFTGGNLFLVRAAVLPPLRARLNRLFAHRKRPLLLAREFGLGVALSFAWSALLGTLTIGRLEREAERIAGIKAKAVITGYAEIGTDIDKLSDLALLEQLVTNTKEVI; encoded by the coding sequence ATGGACGTGCTGGTGCTGGCGGGCGGTCAGAGTGCTGACCTGCCCGTTTTGCAAAAAGCGGACCTTTTGATCGGCGGCATCCCGATGGCGGAGCGCGTGGCGGCGGTGTTTCAGGACGTGCCCGCCGTGCGCTCCGTCCGCATCGAGCGGGGAGACAGCCCCTCTCTGGTCGCCAACCTGCTCGACGCGGTGCAGCGGCTGCAGGAGCAGGGCTGCAGCGAATACCTGCTGATCTCGTCCTGCGACATCCCGTTTTTGACGGCGGAGGCGGTGACGGGCTTTCTGGACGCCTGTCCGCCCGGCGCTGACTTCTATTACCCGGTCGTGCGCAAAGAGGCGTGCGAGCAGCAGTTCCCGGGGGTCAGGCGCACCTATGTCAAGCTGAAGGACGGCACGTTCACCGGCGGCAACCTGTTTCTCGTGCGCGCCGCCGTGCTGCCGCCGCTGCGGGCCCGTCTGAACCGGCTGTTTGCACATCGCAAGCGGCCGCTGCTGCTGGCGCGGGAGTTTGGGCTCGGCGTGGCGCTGTCCTTCGCCTGGTCCGCGCTGCTGGGGACGCTGACGATCGGGCGGCTGGAGCGGGAGGCGGAACGGATCGCCGGGATCAAGGCGAAAGCGGTGATCACCGGGTATGCGGAGATTGGCACCGACATCGACAAACTTTCCGATCTGGCACTTCTGGAACAGCTTGTCACAAACACGAAAGAAGTGATATGA
- the purR gene encoding pur operon repressor, producing MSKMRRSERIVRLTQILLEQPHRVLSLTEMADKLSSAKSSLSEDLAIIREVMESEGLGTLETQAGAAGGVRYVPGFRTDLGLEYVQKIGTLLGTGDRILPGGFLYMSDVLGDPMLLDTAGKMFAARFKDAGADYVVTVETKGIPLAVATARYLGVPMVVVRRDHKVTEGSSVSINYVSGSRRIQTMSLSRRSLPEKSKVLVVDDFMKAGGTVKALVDLMKEFQVEVVGTGIFMSTEEPQDKMISGYVSLATLREFDEQASQVEIVPGTYFSQEEL from the coding sequence GTGAGTAAAATGCGACGCAGTGAGCGTATCGTGCGACTGACACAGATACTGCTGGAACAGCCGCACCGCGTGCTGTCGCTTACGGAGATGGCCGACAAGCTCTCCTCGGCAAAATCATCCCTGAGCGAAGACTTGGCGATCATCCGCGAGGTGATGGAGTCCGAAGGGCTCGGCACGCTGGAGACGCAGGCAGGCGCTGCCGGCGGCGTGCGCTACGTGCCGGGCTTTCGCACAGACCTCGGGCTTGAGTATGTGCAGAAGATTGGCACCTTGCTCGGCACCGGGGACCGCATTTTGCCGGGCGGCTTTTTGTACATGTCGGACGTGCTCGGCGATCCGATGCTGCTCGACACGGCGGGCAAGATGTTTGCCGCCCGCTTCAAGGACGCGGGGGCCGACTATGTGGTCACCGTCGAGACGAAAGGCATTCCGCTGGCCGTCGCGACGGCGCGCTACCTCGGCGTGCCGATGGTCGTCGTGCGCCGTGACCACAAGGTGACAGAAGGCTCGTCGGTGTCGATCAACTACGTGTCCGGCTCGCGGCGGATTCAGACGATGTCTCTGTCGCGGCGGTCTCTGCCGGAGAAGTCGAAGGTGCTGGTCGTCGACGACTTCATGAAGGCGGGCGGCACCGTCAAGGCTTTGGTCGACCTGATGAAAGAGTTTCAGGTCGAAGTGGTCGGCACCGGCATTTTCATGTCGACCGAAGAACCGCAGGACAAGATGATCTCAGGTTATGTTTCTTTGGCGACCCTGCGCGAATTCGATGAGCAGGCGAGCCAGGTGGAGATCGTCCCCGGCACTTATTTTAGTCAGGAGGAATTGTAA
- a CDS encoding RidA family protein: MEKNIISTENAPAAIGPYSQAMKVGNMLFTSGQIPLTPAGDLVTGPIKEQTHQVFQNLKGVLEAAGASFTDVVKATVFIADMNQFGEINEVYAEYFGDHRPARSTVEVARLPKDVGVEIELIAFVK, translated from the coding sequence ATGGAAAAGAACATCATCTCGACAGAAAACGCTCCGGCGGCGATTGGCCCGTACTCGCAAGCGATGAAAGTGGGCAACATGCTCTTCACCTCCGGCCAGATCCCGCTCACTCCGGCAGGCGACCTCGTCACCGGCCCGATCAAAGAGCAGACGCACCAAGTGTTCCAAAACCTCAAAGGCGTGCTCGAAGCGGCTGGCGCATCGTTTACCGACGTTGTGAAAGCAACCGTTTTCATCGCCGACATGAACCAGTTTGGCGAAATCAACGAGGTGTACGCCGAGTATTTTGGCGACCATCGTCCGGCCCGCTCCACCGTGGAAGTGGCGCGCCTGCCGAAAGACGTTGGCGTGGAGATCGAACTGATCGCATTTGTTAAGTAG
- the spoVG gene encoding septation regulator SpoVG — protein MQITDVRLRKMNTEGRMKAIASITIDNEFVIHDIRIIDGNNGMFVAMPSKRTPDGEFRDIAHPISSETRQKIQDAILNEYYRVEEESAEEVTIA, from the coding sequence GTGCAAATCACTGATGTTCGTCTTCGCAAAATGAACACAGAGGGCCGCATGAAGGCCATTGCATCCATTACGATTGACAACGAGTTTGTTATCCATGACATCCGTATTATTGACGGGAACAACGGCATGTTTGTCGCGATGCCGAGCAAGCGCACTCCGGACGGGGAATTCCGCGATATCGCGCATCCGATTTCGTCTGAAACGCGCCAGAAGATCCAAGACGCGATTTTGAACGAATACTACCGCGTCGAAGAAGAAAGCGCAGAAGAAGTCACGATCGCCTAA
- the glmU gene encoding bifunctional UDP-N-acetylglucosamine diphosphorylase/glucosamine-1-phosphate N-acetyltransferase GlmU, translated as MAGTYAVVLAAGMGTRMKSKKHKVLHEICGKPMIQHMLDTLTATGFDRKVIIVGASKEQVMETLGEQEYAVQAEQLGTAHAVMMAQDKLGHEEGLTLVCAGDTPIIRQETLERMLLAHKASGAAVTVLTAVVENPFGLGRIIRDDAGNVLRIVEEKDASAEERLVREINSSVFLYDNQLLFHALGQIDNNNAQGEYYLPDCLEVLRREGHKVNAFVTDDPREIQGINDRAQLAIANEIIRERIALTHMKNGVTFIDPKNTYIDAGVEIGADTVIWPGTVLQGNTVIGADCTIGPNAHFVNVTVQDGVTVKHSVLTDAVVENQAAVGPFAYLRPKAHIGAGAKIGDFVEIKNATIGAGSKVSHLSYIGDAEVGAGVNVGCGTITVNYDGVKKHKTIIGDNTFVGCNSNLVAPVTLGQNVYVAAGSTVTADVPDGALAIARERQVNKEGYTEKLQARLKQEKS; from the coding sequence ATGGCAGGTACTTACGCGGTGGTGTTAGCTGCGGGCATGGGCACCCGCATGAAATCGAAAAAGCACAAAGTCTTGCACGAGATCTGCGGCAAGCCGATGATCCAGCACATGCTGGACACGCTGACAGCGACCGGTTTTGACCGCAAAGTGATCATCGTCGGCGCTTCCAAGGAGCAGGTGATGGAAACGCTCGGCGAGCAGGAATACGCGGTGCAGGCCGAGCAGCTCGGAACGGCGCATGCGGTGATGATGGCGCAGGACAAGCTGGGCCATGAGGAAGGGCTGACCCTGGTCTGTGCCGGCGACACTCCGATCATCCGTCAAGAAACGCTGGAGCGGATGCTTCTTGCGCACAAAGCGAGCGGCGCGGCGGTGACCGTGCTGACCGCGGTGGTCGAGAACCCGTTTGGCCTCGGCCGCATCATCCGCGATGACGCCGGCAACGTGCTGCGCATCGTCGAGGAGAAAGATGCGAGCGCGGAAGAGCGGCTCGTGCGCGAGATCAACTCCTCCGTCTTCTTGTATGACAACCAGTTGCTGTTCCACGCGCTGGGACAGATCGATAACAACAATGCGCAAGGGGAATACTACCTCCCTGATTGCCTGGAAGTGCTGCGCCGCGAAGGTCACAAGGTAAACGCTTTCGTCACCGACGACCCGCGGGAGATTCAAGGCATCAACGACCGCGCCCAACTGGCGATCGCCAACGAGATCATCCGCGAGCGCATCGCGCTTACTCATATGAAAAACGGCGTCACCTTCATCGATCCGAAGAACACCTACATCGATGCGGGCGTGGAGATCGGCGCTGACACCGTGATCTGGCCGGGTACCGTGCTGCAAGGCAACACGGTGATCGGGGCGGACTGCACGATCGGCCCGAACGCGCACTTCGTCAATGTCACCGTGCAGGACGGCGTCACCGTCAAGCATTCGGTGCTGACCGACGCGGTGGTCGAGAACCAAGCGGCCGTCGGTCCGTTTGCCTACCTGCGTCCGAAGGCTCACATCGGCGCGGGCGCGAAGATCGGCGATTTTGTCGAGATCAAAAATGCAACGATCGGCGCAGGCAGCAAAGTGTCGCATCTTTCCTACATCGGCGATGCCGAAGTCGGAGCGGGCGTCAACGTCGGCTGCGGCACGATCACCGTCAACTACGACGGCGTGAAGAAGCACAAGACGATCATCGGCGACAACACGTTTGTCGGCTGCAACTCCAACCTCGTCGCCCCGGTGACGCTCGGCCAGAACGTCTACGTCGCCGCCGGTTCGACGGTGACCGCCGACGTCCCGGACGGGGCGCTGGCGATCGCGCGGGAACGTCAAGTGAACAAAGAAGGCTATACAGAAAAATTGCAAGCGCGCCTGAAACAGGAAAAAAGCTAG
- a CDS encoding ribose-phosphate diphosphokinase, with the protein MTPYKDKKLKIFAGNANPELAREIADQVGVPLGSSTVIRFSDGEIRTKIDESVRGCDVFVVQPTSAPANEHIMELLIMVDALKRASAKSINVVVPYYGYARQDRKSRAREPITAKLTANLIQTAGAHRMITMDLHAGQIQGFFDIPVDHLLAEKLLADYFGQKGLEDVVIVSPDMGGVTRARGMAERLGAGIAIIDKRRPEPNVSEVMNIIGNIEGKTAIMIDDMIDTAGTITHGAAALMERGCREVYACCVHPVLSGPAITRLEQSVIKEVVVCNTIALDEEKRAGTSKITQLSVASLIGNAIMKIHEEESVSTLF; encoded by the coding sequence ATGACGCCATATAAAGACAAGAAGCTGAAGATCTTTGCAGGGAACGCCAATCCGGAGTTGGCACGAGAGATCGCCGATCAAGTCGGCGTGCCGCTCGGTTCTTCCACCGTCATCCGCTTTAGCGACGGCGAGATTCGCACCAAGATCGATGAGAGCGTGCGCGGCTGCGACGTGTTTGTCGTCCAGCCGACGTCGGCGCCGGCCAACGAGCACATCATGGAGCTCTTGATCATGGTCGACGCGTTGAAGCGCGCATCGGCGAAGAGCATCAACGTGGTGGTGCCGTACTACGGCTATGCGCGTCAAGACCGCAAGTCCCGCGCCCGCGAGCCGATCACGGCGAAGCTGACGGCGAACCTGATCCAGACGGCAGGCGCACACCGCATGATCACGATGGACCTGCATGCCGGCCAGATCCAAGGTTTCTTCGACATCCCGGTTGATCATTTGCTGGCGGAGAAGCTGCTGGCCGATTACTTCGGTCAAAAAGGCCTCGAAGATGTCGTCATCGTCTCCCCCGACATGGGCGGCGTCACCCGTGCCCGCGGCATGGCGGAACGCCTCGGAGCCGGCATCGCGATCATCGACAAGCGCCGTCCGGAACCGAACGTCTCGGAAGTCATGAACATCATCGGCAACATCGAAGGCAAGACGGCGATCATGATCGACGACATGATCGACACCGCCGGCACGATCACCCACGGCGCTGCGGCGCTGATGGAACGCGGCTGCCGCGAAGTCTACGCCTGCTGCGTCCACCCGGTGCTCTCAGGTCCTGCGATCACCCGCCTCGAACAGTCGGTGATCAAAGAGGTGGTCGTCTGCAACACCATCGCCCTCGACGAAGAAAAACGCGCCGGCACCAGCAAGATCACCCAGCTGTCTGTCGCGTCCCTGATCGGCAATGCGATTATGAAAATCCATGAAGAAGAGTCTGTATCGACTTTGTTTTAA
- a CDS encoding 50S ribosomal protein L25 → MAMNRLNLEGHPRTSLTKGERNRIRRRGDVPGVVYGKELAPQAIYITQESFKQLRGHGRMLVELNLDGDRISAMVHEVTRDILNKQPLHIDLHAVNLAEPMHVEIPIFLDGLETVEKKKNGVIQQQTRDVLVKCLPTDVPEFILHNISALDIGDSVTCGDLAMPSGVTLLSPADEVVCSIIAAKNAPADTEIEPKEPELVHDTEGKGKDAADKVAR, encoded by the coding sequence ATGGCGATGAACCGTTTGAACTTGGAAGGACACCCGAGAACGAGCCTGACCAAAGGCGAGCGCAACCGCATTCGCCGCCGCGGCGATGTGCCGGGCGTGGTCTACGGCAAAGAGCTGGCACCGCAAGCGATATACATAACGCAAGAGTCGTTCAAGCAGCTGCGCGGCCATGGGCGGATGCTGGTGGAGCTGAACCTCGACGGCGACCGCATCTCCGCGATGGTGCATGAAGTGACCCGCGACATTTTGAACAAACAGCCGCTGCACATCGACCTGCACGCGGTCAATCTCGCCGAGCCGATGCACGTCGAGATCCCGATCTTCCTCGACGGGCTGGAGACGGTCGAGAAGAAGAAAAACGGCGTGATCCAGCAGCAGACCCGCGACGTGCTGGTCAAATGCCTGCCGACCGACGTGCCGGAGTTCATCTTGCACAACATCTCGGCGCTCGACATCGGCGACAGCGTCACTTGCGGCGATCTGGCCATGCCGTCCGGCGTGACCTTGCTCTCCCCGGCCGACGAAGTGGTCTGCTCGATCATCGCGGCGAAAAACGCGCCGGCCGACACCGAGATCGAACCGAAAGAGCCGGAACTGGTGCATGACACCGAAGGCAAAGGCAAAGACGCGGCCGACAAAGTGGCCCGTTAA
- the pth gene encoding aminoacyl-tRNA hydrolase has protein sequence MKLFIGLGNPGPNYELTRHNIGFLAIDRLEDELGIQVNKNKFKALYGEGSYKGEKVVLLKPMTYMNLSGDALAQAMAWYKPDLEDIFIIYDDMDTPLGRMRLRTKGSAGGHNGIKSIIQHLGTQEFNRIRLGVGRPHPGTDVIKHVLTNFRKEEMEDVEKVVLSMKSVIDCILDEGFMKAMNKFNTK, from the coding sequence GTGAAACTTTTTATCGGACTGGGCAACCCGGGGCCGAACTACGAACTGACCCGGCATAACATCGGGTTTCTGGCGATCGACCGGCTGGAAGATGAGTTGGGCATCCAGGTGAACAAAAACAAATTCAAGGCGCTGTACGGCGAAGGCAGCTACAAAGGCGAAAAAGTCGTGCTGCTCAAGCCGATGACCTATATGAATCTCTCCGGCGATGCACTGGCACAAGCGATGGCCTGGTACAAGCCGGATCTGGAGGACATCTTCATCATCTATGACGACATGGACACGCCGCTCGGCCGCATGCGTCTGCGCACCAAAGGCAGCGCGGGCGGACACAACGGCATCAAGTCGATCATCCAGCACCTCGGCACGCAGGAGTTCAACCGCATCCGCTTGGGCGTCGGCCGTCCGCATCCGGGCACCGATGTGATCAAGCACGTGCTGACCAACTTCCGCAAAGAAGAGATGGAAGATGTTGAAAAAGTGGTCTTATCGATGAAAAGCGTCATAGATTGTATCCTAGACGAAGGTTTCATGAAAGCGATGAACAAGTTCAACACGAAGTAA
- a CDS encoding anti-sigma-F factor Fin gives MKIIYYCRHCQNRIGEVDGSHANEARLGFDSLTPAEAADIITYNSIENSTYVKTVCEYCQEALEAHPELNLLSNPLQ, from the coding sequence ATGAAGATCATTTACTACTGCCGTCACTGTCAGAACCGGATCGGCGAAGTGGACGGGAGCCACGCGAACGAAGCCAGACTGGGCTTTGATTCCTTGACGCCCGCTGAAGCCGCCGATATAATTACTTATAATTCAATTGAGAACTCAACTTATGTTAAAACAGTGTGCGAGTACTGTCAGGAAGCCCTGGAGGCACATCCGGAACTAAACCTGCTGTCCAATCCGCTGCAATAG